Proteins from a single region of Larus michahellis chromosome 13, bLarMic1.1, whole genome shotgun sequence:
- the ANHX gene encoding anomalous homeobox protein isoform X1, translating into MSACSKAKMPALKKGFQQEMRMKRFMAMLNRNKNKDPPPTKLLELAGQLCQDLQGSSSLEKLVGAVMGCKHKMYFLTNVHIVRACVFVHIHNGQHDAACRLLECCKAEEKEELVQLWHEIHYRRVMEKHHTDFLTPLQKFRCRKRNPPPISLCPEGLKNRNYSEEVRQQLHRFAAEVTTNPNKKQREGLARDMNLQPTQVYNWFANYRRRQKSCLPRKEKLNNLCPERALTCHAKEQQDKGSYTPQTADGSCVGTVSEQMEITLMPCDPGWEQSAADLDKPPQGTYLKMLESSFMQSSALYEARTSKPFTTHNMEQPVAFCTEAVLEPGTCFNAAVLQPREAAGSTDASSQLDNFVLCSCGCFTFPDERLPTWQPPCSTRGVSGSVWTSSIEVPVRVCLASLSAYLFLHPAWKKARPWDKARSRRIRLVTQ; encoded by the exons ATGTCTGCATGCAGCAAAGCGAAAATGCCTGCACTCAA AAAAGGCTTCCAACAGGAGATGAGAATGAAGCGGTTCATGGCCATGttaaacaggaataaaaacaaGGATCCCCCGCCAActaagctgctggagctggcgggACAGCTTTGCCAGGACCTCCAGGGCTCTTCTAGTCTGGAGAAGCTTGTTGGGGCCGTGATGGGATGCAAACACAAGATGTATTTTCTCACTAACGTCCACATTGTCCGAGCTTGCGTGTTCGTTCACATCCATAATGGGCAGCACGACGCAGCCTGCAGACTCCTGGAG TGTTGcaaggcagaagagaaggaggagctggTGCAACTTTGGCATGAGATTCACTACCGGAGGGTTATGGAGAAACACCACACGGATTTTCTGACACCACTGCAGAAATTCCGTTGCAGGAAGAG GAATCCTCCACCTATTTCCCTTTGTCCTGAAGGTCTGAAGAATCGAAACTATTCAGAGGAAGTACGCCAGCAACTGCACAGGTTTGCTGCAGAGGTGACAACAAATCCAAACAAGAAACAGCGG GAGGGATTGGCTCGGGATATGAACCTGCAGCCAACTCAGGTCTATAATTGGTTTGCAAATTATCGACGACGACAAAAATCCTGCCTCCCTCGTAAGGAAAAGCTCAACAACTTGTGTCCTGAGAGGGCTTTGACATGCCACGCAAAGGAGCAGCAGGATAAAGGATCCTACACTCCACAAACTGCAG ATGGATCTTGTGTAGGCACCGTCTCTGAGCAAATGGAGATAACCCTCATGCCCTGTGACCCAGGGTGGGAGCAGTCAGCTGCAGATCTGGATAAGCCTCCTCAAGGAACGTATTTAAAGATGCTGGAATCCAG CTTTATGCAGAGCAGTGCGCTGTATGAAGCGAGGACAAGCAAGCCTTTCACCACTCACAACATGGAACAACCCGTAGCTTTTTGCACTGAGGCTGTGCTGGAACCAGGAACCTGCTTCAAcgctgctgtcctgcagcccaGAGAAGCAGCAGGCAGTACTGatgccagctcccagctggaTAACTTTGTCCTGTGCTCTTGCGGGTGCTTTACCTTCCCAGATGAACGGCTGCCCACGTGGCAGCCCCCTTGCAGCACCAGAGGAGTCTCTGGCTCCGTGTGGACCTCAAGCATAGAAG TTCCTGTCAGAGTGTGTTTGGCAAGCCTCAGTGCCTACCTGTTCCTGCACCCTGCATGGAAGAAAGCCAGGCCTTGGGACAAAGCCAG GTCCCGGAGGATCCGGTTGGTGACCCAGTAA
- the ANHX gene encoding anomalous homeobox protein isoform X2 produces MSACSKAKMPALKKGFQQEMRMKRFMAMLNRNKNKDPPPTKLLELAGQLCQDLQGSSSLEKLVGAVMGCKHKMYFLTNVHIVRACVFVHIHNGQHDAACRLLECCKAEEKEELVQLWHEIHYRRVMEKHHTDFLTPLQKFRCRKRNPPPISLCPEGLKNRNYSEEVRQQLHRFAAEVTTNPNKKQREGLARDMNLQPTQVYNWFANYRRRQKSCLPRKEKLNNLCPERALTCHAKEQQDKGSYTPQTADGSCVGTVSEQMEITLMPCDPGWEQSAADLDKPPQGTYLKMLESSFMQSSALYEARTSKPFTTHNMEQPVAFCTEAVLEPGTCFNAAVLQPREAAGSTDASSQLDNFVLCSCGCFTFPDERLPTWQPPCSTRGVSGSVWTSSIEVSSLV; encoded by the exons ATGTCTGCATGCAGCAAAGCGAAAATGCCTGCACTCAA AAAAGGCTTCCAACAGGAGATGAGAATGAAGCGGTTCATGGCCATGttaaacaggaataaaaacaaGGATCCCCCGCCAActaagctgctggagctggcgggACAGCTTTGCCAGGACCTCCAGGGCTCTTCTAGTCTGGAGAAGCTTGTTGGGGCCGTGATGGGATGCAAACACAAGATGTATTTTCTCACTAACGTCCACATTGTCCGAGCTTGCGTGTTCGTTCACATCCATAATGGGCAGCACGACGCAGCCTGCAGACTCCTGGAG TGTTGcaaggcagaagagaaggaggagctggTGCAACTTTGGCATGAGATTCACTACCGGAGGGTTATGGAGAAACACCACACGGATTTTCTGACACCACTGCAGAAATTCCGTTGCAGGAAGAG GAATCCTCCACCTATTTCCCTTTGTCCTGAAGGTCTGAAGAATCGAAACTATTCAGAGGAAGTACGCCAGCAACTGCACAGGTTTGCTGCAGAGGTGACAACAAATCCAAACAAGAAACAGCGG GAGGGATTGGCTCGGGATATGAACCTGCAGCCAACTCAGGTCTATAATTGGTTTGCAAATTATCGACGACGACAAAAATCCTGCCTCCCTCGTAAGGAAAAGCTCAACAACTTGTGTCCTGAGAGGGCTTTGACATGCCACGCAAAGGAGCAGCAGGATAAAGGATCCTACACTCCACAAACTGCAG ATGGATCTTGTGTAGGCACCGTCTCTGAGCAAATGGAGATAACCCTCATGCCCTGTGACCCAGGGTGGGAGCAGTCAGCTGCAGATCTGGATAAGCCTCCTCAAGGAACGTATTTAAAGATGCTGGAATCCAG CTTTATGCAGAGCAGTGCGCTGTATGAAGCGAGGACAAGCAAGCCTTTCACCACTCACAACATGGAACAACCCGTAGCTTTTTGCACTGAGGCTGTGCTGGAACCAGGAACCTGCTTCAAcgctgctgtcctgcagcccaGAGAAGCAGCAGGCAGTACTGatgccagctcccagctggaTAACTTTGTCCTGTGCTCTTGCGGGTGCTTTACCTTCCCAGATGAACGGCTGCCCACGTGGCAGCCCCCTTGCAGCACCAGAGGAGTCTCTGGCTCCGTGTGGACCTCAAGCATAGAAG TCTCCAGTCTTGTTTGA
- the YWHAH gene encoding 14-3-3 protein eta codes for MGDREQLLQRARLAEQAERYDDMASAMKSVTELNEPLSNEDRNLLSVAYKNVVGARRSSWRVISSIEQKTMADGNEKKLEKVKAYREKIEKELETVCNDVLALLDKYLIKNCNDFQYESKVFYLKMKGDYYRYLAEVAAGEKKNSVVEASEAAYKEAFEISKEHMQPTHPIRLGLALNFSVFYYEIQNAPEQACLLAKQAFDDAIAELDTLNEDSYKDSTLIMQLLRDNLTLWTSDQQDEEAGEGNN; via the exons ATGGGGGACcgagagcagctgctgcagcgagCCCGCCTGGCCGAGCAGGCGGAGAGATACGACGACATGGCCTCGGCCATGAAGTCG GTAACTGAGCTGAATGAGCCTCTGTCAAATGAGGATAGAAACCTGCTGTCTGTAGCCTACAAGAATGTGGTTGGAGCTAGACGGTCTTCCTGGCGTGTCATCAGCAGCATAGAGCAGAAGACCATGGCAGATGGGAATgagaagaagctggagaaggttAAAGCTTATAGGGAGAAGATAGAAAAAGAGCTTGAGACAGTCTGCAATGATGTTTTGGCTCTCCTAGATAAATACTTGATCAAGAACTGCAATGACTTCCAGTATGAGAGCAAGGTCTTTTATCTGAAAATGAAAGGGGATTACTACCGCTATTTGGCAGAAgttgctgctggagagaagaagaACAGTGTTGTGGAAGCCTCAGAAGCTGCCTATAAAGAGGCTTTTGAAATCAGCAAAGAGCACATGCAGCCCACTCACCCAATTAGGCTTGGGCTGGCACTCAATTTCTCGGTATTCTACTATGAAATCCAGAATGCTCCTGAGCAGGCCTGCCTTTTAGCCAAACAAGCCTTTGATGATGCCAtagcagagctggacacactaaATGAGGATTCCTACAAGGACTCCACTCTCATCATGCAGTTACTTCGAGATAACCTCACTCTGTGGACGAGTGACCAGCAAGATGAAGAAGCAGGAGAGGGCAATAATTAA